The following coding sequences are from one Danio rerio strain Tuebingen ecotype United States chromosome 21, GRCz12tu, whole genome shotgun sequence window:
- the nop56 gene encoding nucleolar protein 56 isoform 1 (isoform 1 is encoded by transcript variant 1), with protein sequence MVLLHVLFEHAAGYALLAVKEVEEIGMLLPQVEESVLNVGKFSSVVKLSAFFPFKSAQGALENINAVSEGVVHADLKLFLETNLPSGGKKKPMLGVSDAKLGAALQEELNLSIQTGGVVAEIIRGVRLHFHSLVKGLTAQAASKAQLGLGHSYSRAKVKFNVNRADNMIIQSIALLDQLDKDINTFSMRVREWYGYHFPELIKIVSDNSTYCKLAKLIGNRKELSEEMLEAMEEITMDSAKAQAILDASRSSMGMDISPIDLINIECFSSRVVSLTDYRQELQEYLRSKMGQVAPNLAALIGEVVGARLISHAGSLTNLAKYPASTVQILGAEKALFRALKTRGNTPKYGLIFHSTFIGRAAAKNKGRISRYLANKCTIASRIDCFSEVPTSVFGDKLRDQVEERLAFYETGEAPRKNLDVMKEAVAQASEVAAEIKRKLEKKEKKKKKRQKKLEALSTAEGDEETNGDVEENEVATKKKKKKQAAEEMEVKEDEEVTTNGVEETPGKKKKKRKIEAVEAEPEVQEEADETQVEKKKKKKKKKAQEDE encoded by the exons ATG GTGCTTTTACACGTGTTGTTCGAGCATGCGGCTGGATATGCGTTGTTGGCTGTTAAAGAAGTGGAGGAGATTGGCATGCTTCTACCTCAG gtgGAGGAAAGTGTCCTAAATGTTGGAAAGTTCAGCAGCGTGGTCAAACTGAGTGCGTTCTTTCCCTTTAAATCCGCCCAGGGTGCATTGGAAAACATCAATGCAGTTTCTGAAG GAGTTGTCCATGCAGATCTTAAGCTTTTTTTGGAGACCAACCTTCCGTCCGGAGGTAAAAAGAAGCCCATGTTGGGGGTGTCCGATGCTAAGCTTGGAGCAGCACTTCAGGAAGAACTCAATCTGTCCATTCAGACTGGAGGTGTGGTAGCTGAAATCATAAGAG GTGTACGTCTGCACTTTCATTCACTGGTCAAGGGTCTCACGGCTCAAGCAGCGTCTAAAGCTCAGTTGGGTTTGGGTCACAGCTATTCCAGAGCCAAAGTGAAGTTCAATGTCAACAGGGCAGACAACATGATCATCCAGTCCATCGCCCTCCTGGACCAGCTGGACAAAGACATCAACACCTTCTCCATGCGCGTGCG TGAATGGTACGGTTACCACTTTCCAGAGCTCATAAAGATAGTCAGCGATAACAGTACATACTGTAAATTGGCCAAGCTGATTGGGAACAGGAAGGAACTGTCAGAAGAAATGCTGGAAGCCATGGAGGAGATAACGATGGACAGTGCAAAAGCTCAGGCCATCCTCGATGCGTCCCGCAGCTCCATGG GTATGGATATCTCTCCTATTGACCTGATCAATATTGAGTGCTTCTCCAGTCGTGTGGTGTCCCTCACAGACTACAGACAGGAACTGCAAGAGTACCTGAGGTCAAAAATGGGCCAGGTGGCACCAAATCTCGCAGCTCTCATTGGTGAAGTG GTTGGTGCTCGCCTGATCTCTCACGCTGGCAGTTTGACAAACCTGGCCAAATATCCGGCGTCCACCGTGCAGATCCTGGGTGCAGAGAAGGCCCTGTTCAG AGCATTGAAGACCAGAGGAAACACGCCTAAGTACGGTCTCATTTTCCACTCGACATTCATCGGGCGCGCAGCTGCCAAAAATAAGGGTCGTATCTCGCGTTACTTGGCCAACAAGTGTACCATCGCATCCCGCATTGACTGCTTTTCTG AGGTTCCCACAAGTGTGTTTGGTGATAAGCTTCGTGACCAGGTAGAAGAACGTCTGGCCTTCTATGAGACAGGGGAGGCTCCACGAAAGAATCTGGATGTCATGAAAGAAGCTGTTGCACAG GCTTCTGAGGTGGCTGCTGAAATAAAGCGGAAGCTTGAGAAAaaggaaaagaagaaaaagaagcgGCAGAAGAAGCTAGAAGCTCTTTCCACTGCAGAAGGAGATGAGGAAACCAATGGTGATGTTGAG GAAAATGAAGTCGCcacaaagaagaaaaagaaaaagcaggCCGCAGAGGAGATGGAGGTAAAAGAGGATGAGGAGGTCACAACAAACGGTGTTGAAGAAACGCCTggtaagaagaaaaagaagaggaAGATTGAGGCTGTGGAGGCCGAGCCTGAAGTCCAGGAGGAAGCAGATGAGACTCAGGtggagaagaaaaagaaaaaaaagaaaaagaaagcccAGGAGGATGAATAA
- the nop56 gene encoding nucleolar protein 56 isoform 2 (isoform 2 is encoded by transcript variant 2), with translation MQFLKELSMQILSFFWRPTFRPEVKRSPCWGCPMLSLEQHFRKNSICPFRLEITMDSAKAQAILDASRSSMGMDISPIDLINIECFSSRVVSLTDYRQELQEYLRSKMGQVAPNLAALIGEVVGARLISHAGSLTNLAKYPASTVQILGAEKALFRALKTRGNTPKYGLIFHSTFIGRAAAKNKGRISRYLANKCTIASRIDCFSEVPTSVFGDKLRDQVEERLAFYETGEAPRKNLDVMKEAVAQASEVAAEIKRKLEKKEKKKKKRQKKLEALSTAEGDEETNGDVEENEVATKKKKKKQAAEEMEVKEDEEVTTNGVEETPGKKKKKRKIEAVEAEPEVQEEADETQVEKKKKKKKKKAQEDE, from the exons ATGCAGTTTCTGAAG GAGTTGTCCATGCAGATCTTAAGCTTTTTTTGGAGACCAACCTTCCGTCCGGAGGTAAAAAGAAGCCCATGTTGGGGGTGTCCGATGCTAAGCTTGGAGCAGCACTTCAGGAAGAACTCAATCTGTCCATTCAGACTGGAG ATAACGATGGACAGTGCAAAAGCTCAGGCCATCCTCGATGCGTCCCGCAGCTCCATGG GTATGGATATCTCTCCTATTGACCTGATCAATATTGAGTGCTTCTCCAGTCGTGTGGTGTCCCTCACAGACTACAGACAGGAACTGCAAGAGTACCTGAGGTCAAAAATGGGCCAGGTGGCACCAAATCTCGCAGCTCTCATTGGTGAAGTG GTTGGTGCTCGCCTGATCTCTCACGCTGGCAGTTTGACAAACCTGGCCAAATATCCGGCGTCCACCGTGCAGATCCTGGGTGCAGAGAAGGCCCTGTTCAG AGCATTGAAGACCAGAGGAAACACGCCTAAGTACGGTCTCATTTTCCACTCGACATTCATCGGGCGCGCAGCTGCCAAAAATAAGGGTCGTATCTCGCGTTACTTGGCCAACAAGTGTACCATCGCATCCCGCATTGACTGCTTTTCTG AGGTTCCCACAAGTGTGTTTGGTGATAAGCTTCGTGACCAGGTAGAAGAACGTCTGGCCTTCTATGAGACAGGGGAGGCTCCACGAAAGAATCTGGATGTCATGAAAGAAGCTGTTGCACAG GCTTCTGAGGTGGCTGCTGAAATAAAGCGGAAGCTTGAGAAAaaggaaaagaagaaaaagaagcgGCAGAAGAAGCTAGAAGCTCTTTCCACTGCAGAAGGAGATGAGGAAACCAATGGTGATGTTGAG GAAAATGAAGTCGCcacaaagaagaaaaagaaaaagcaggCCGCAGAGGAGATGGAGGTAAAAGAGGATGAGGAGGTCACAACAAACGGTGTTGAAGAAACGCCTggtaagaagaaaaagaagaggaAGATTGAGGCTGTGGAGGCCGAGCCTGAAGTCCAGGAGGAAGCAGATGAGACTCAGGtggagaagaaaaagaaaaaaaagaaaaagaaagcccAGGAGGATGAATAA